A genomic segment from Schistosoma mansoni, WGS project CABG00000000 data, chromosome 1 unplaced supercontig 0094, strain Puerto Rico, whole genome shotgun sequence encodes:
- a CDS encoding core 1 udp-galactose:n-acetylgalactosamine-alpha-r beta 1,3-galactosyltransferase, putative, which translates to MQNDEIFKTSYGVGHHWRKGFYFPDSNTMAKLSKRHTWSLEPESAVRFDDQYQTSNRLMYDRKIPKDFLKFPQNPLPPHHWDVHYINDFRSRFLSGGYRRPLSPSHQTTETKESYGGVDGPSELWRPLSMRPFEIEDHHTDGPSKNIIPSTKNASLSGRVLHPKDKETLRYLDPYLTTYMKDHRVWKPEELKETSEKNMPTYLNVTGYPTSNVFGSESKPIPIEGIGKQKQPMIDTLKFNCPTDSTRIQPISHHVAHT; encoded by the exons ATGCAAAATGATGAAATATTCAAAACCTCTTATGGAGTTGGACATCACTGGAGGAAAGGGTTTTATTTTCCTGATTCCAACACAATG GCCAAACTTAGTAAAAGGCATACTTGGAGTTTAGAGCCCGAATCTGCAGTTAGGTTTGACGATCAATATCAAACGTCGAACAGGCTTATGTATGATCGGAAGATCCCAAAGGATTTTTTAAAGTTTCCACAGAATCCTCTACCTCCTCATCACTGGGATGTTCACTACATAAATGATTTTCGTTCACGATTTCTCTCTGGAGGCTACAGAAGACCGCTAAGCCCAAGTCATCAGACAACTGAAACAAAAGAATCATATGGTGGTGTTGATGGACCCAGTGAACTATGGCGTCCACTATCAATGAGGCCATTTGAAATCGAAGATCATCATACGGACGGACCATCCAAA AATATTATCCCTTCTACTAAAAACGCCAGTTTGTCAGGCAGAGTGTTACATCCGAAGGACAAAGAAACATTAAGATACCTGGATCCATATCTTACGACATATATGAAAGATCATAGGGTTTGGAAACCTGAAGAACTAAAAGAAACATCTGAAAAGAATATGCCGACATACTTGAATGTAACAGGCTACCCGACGTCAAACGTCTTTGGTTCGGAATCAAA ACCAATACCAATAGAAGGCATTGGAAAACAAAAACAGCCTATGATTGACACACTGAAGTTCAATTGTCCCACAGATAGCACTAGAATACAACCGATTTCTCATCATGTAGCACATACGTAA
- a CDS encoding one cut domain family member,putative: MSRYDINEVKQIISIALERGFAFVSKLPKYISIIHFKNGVKSIWFIRYYCCWLTRCIRRRAEVKWFCNTSINNYW; this comes from the coding sequence ATGTCACGGTATGACATTAATGAGGTGAAACAGATAATTTCGATAGCATTAGAAAGAGGTTTTGCCTTCGTCTCGAAGTTGCCAAAGTACATCTCGATCATACACTTCAAGAATGGTGTTAAAAGCATCTGGTTTATTAGatattattgttgttggttgacaAGATGCATCAGGAGAAGGGCAGAGGTCAAATGGTTCTGTAACACGTCCATAAATAATTATTGGTGA